From one Armatimonadota bacterium genomic stretch:
- a CDS encoding PD-(D/E)XK nuclease family protein, with amino-acid sequence MNETPHSSPKPIDPAVARVGAPGPIEGRPEKRHLSFTQLNMFLRCPRQYEYRYIRGIKAPPSGAMVQSRVWHQTVERNYRQKIESDRDLTLGEMQEFFAAQFDVALGSEEIAFEPDEKPGKLKDQGTAIVAAHHKTIAPAVRPLLVEERFTVDLGEDFPFDLVGVWDLVERDGTIADNKAYGKAPRQEDLDKDLQFTAYALGYRTTHGRAEPGLRMDAIVKTLNPRAVQLHTRRTNDDCRWLLGLIEEVGQAIDSGIFYPNPNGWHCSPRFCGYWGLCMGSKNGR; translated from the coding sequence ATGAACGAAACGCCGCACAGCAGCCCGAAGCCCATTGATCCGGCCGTTGCCCGCGTCGGCGCTCCGGGACCGATCGAGGGTCGGCCGGAGAAGCGGCACCTGAGCTTCACGCAGCTCAACATGTTCCTGCGCTGCCCGCGGCAGTACGAGTACCGCTACATCCGCGGGATCAAGGCCCCACCCTCGGGGGCGATGGTCCAGAGCCGCGTTTGGCACCAGACCGTCGAGCGCAACTACCGCCAGAAGATCGAGTCGGACCGCGACCTGACCCTGGGAGAGATGCAGGAGTTCTTCGCGGCGCAGTTCGACGTCGCGCTGGGGAGCGAGGAGATCGCGTTCGAGCCGGACGAGAAGCCCGGCAAGCTCAAGGACCAGGGCACGGCCATCGTCGCCGCGCACCACAAGACCATCGCGCCGGCGGTCCGGCCGCTCCTCGTCGAGGAGCGATTCACCGTGGACCTCGGGGAGGACTTCCCCTTCGACCTCGTTGGCGTGTGGGACCTGGTCGAACGCGACGGGACCATCGCCGACAACAAGGCCTACGGCAAGGCCCCGCGCCAAGAGGACCTGGACAAGGACCTGCAATTCACGGCCTACGCGCTGGGCTACCGCACGACGCACGGCCGCGCCGAGCCCGGGCTCCGCATGGACGCCATCGTCAAGACGCTGAACCCGCGGGCGGTCCAGCTCCACACGCGGCGCACGAACGACGACTGCCGCTGGCTCCTCGGCCTGATCGAGGAGGTCGGCCAGGCCATCGACTCGGGAATCTTCTACCCCAACCCCAACGGCTGGCACTGCAGTCCCCGCTTCTGCGGG